The stretch of DNA TCCGCCGCTTTTGCCCTTGTTGCGTCAGTCGTTATTGAGTAGGCATCAACACTCGAACGTTTTTGCCCTAACGCCATTGTCGTCATAGCGTTCTGCCCAGTATATTCTAATCCGTTTATTTGAGAAAAGCCTACTAAACCAAGGCCGATGAGAAAAAGAATTGACACACTCCAAAGAATGGTTTTCTTCATTTGCCTCCCCCACACACCTATTAATATTGCTTCATTAAACATTCAAATCCAAACGGTTAACTTAAGACTAAGGGTGGTGAGTATTTTCACCCCCCTTAGTCAGACAAACTTCTAACGTTTAGCTAGAAACCATGGATTTTTCAAATGCTCTTTATTATACATGAGTGGCTCGTCATTATCTGTTCGTAGTACCGTACCTCCGGAAATCGCTACGATAGCATGACCGGCCCCTGTGTCCCATTCCATTGTTGGTGCATAACGCGGATAATAATCCGCCTCGCCTTCAGCCACCAAGCATAGTTTCAAGGAACTGCCGGCCGATGTCATTTCAACTGTATCATATTCTTGTTCGAGATCATTAATAAACGCTTCTGTCTCCGGGGACATATGGGAACGGCTGGCAACCACTTTGACAGCATCCCTCTCCGTAGCGTTTGGCAGCGGTGTTCCGTTCGTGGCAATGTCCGTTTCTGACACAAGGCGCTCATCACGTGCGTCGGATATCTGCTCAACTTTATAAGCGCCATACCCCTTTTTAGCGACATAAAGGATATCTAAAGCAGGGGCATAAATCACACCGAGCACCGGTGTGTCATGATCAATGAGCGCTATATTGACCGTAAATTCATCATTCTTTTTGATAAATTCCTTGGTGCCATCCAGTGGGTCAACGAGCCAAAACTGCTGCCAAGATGACCGTTCATCATAAGTCATATCATGGCCTTCTTCACTCAAAATCGGGATATCAGAAAAGGACATTTCCAATTGGGATACTATCATTTGATGAGACTTTCGATCCGCTAACGTTAGCGGCGATTCATCGGCTTTCGTTTCCACATTGAAATCGTCGCTATGATAGACATCCAAGATCGCCTGCCCAGCCTGGATGGCAATTTGCGCGACAAGGCTTACATCGATTGTATCTAAACGCTCTAGTTCATGGCTCATGATTCGATATATCCTTTCTCTAATAGAAAGTTGACGACTTTTTGAACGGATGCTTCGAGCGTTAATTGATCCGTGGCCACAACCAACTCAGGATTCTCA from Tuberibacillus sp. Marseille-P3662 encodes:
- the cysQ gene encoding 3'(2'),5'-bisphosphate nucleotidase CysQ; amino-acid sequence: MSHELERLDTIDVSLVAQIAIQAGQAILDVYHSDDFNVETKADESPLTLADRKSHQMIVSQLEMSFSDIPILSEEGHDMTYDERSSWQQFWLVDPLDGTKEFIKKNDEFTVNIALIDHDTPVLGVIYAPALDILYVAKKGYGAYKVEQISDARDERLVSETDIATNGTPLPNATERDAVKVVASRSHMSPETEAFINDLEQEYDTVEMTSAGSSLKLCLVAEGEADYYPRYAPTMEWDTGAGHAIVAISGGTVLRTDNDEPLMYNKEHLKNPWFLAKR